A single genomic interval of Anser cygnoides isolate HZ-2024a breed goose chromosome 7, Taihu_goose_T2T_genome, whole genome shotgun sequence harbors:
- the CTBP2 gene encoding C-terminal-binding protein 2 isoform X2: MALVDKHKVKRQRLDRICEGIRPQIMNGPMHPRPLVALLDGRDCTVEMPILKDLATVAFCDAQSTQEIHEKVLNEAVGAMMYHTITLTREDLEKFKALRVIVRIGSGYDNIDIKAAGELGIAVCNIPSAAVEETADSTVCHVLNLYRRNTWLYQALREGTRVQSVEQIREVASGAARIRGETLGLIGFGRTAQAVAVRAKAFGFNVIFYDPYLQDGIERSLGVQRVYTLQDLLYQSDCVSLHCNLNEHNHHLINDFTIKQMRQGAFLVNTARGGLVDEKALTQALKEGRIRGAALDVHESEPFSFAQGPLKDAPNLICTPHTAWYSEQASLEMREAAATEIRRAITGRIPESLRNCVNKEFFVTTAPWSVIDQQAIHPELNGATYRYPPGMVSVAPGGIPAAMEGIIPGGIPVTHNLPTVAHPSQAPSPNQPTKHGDNREHPNEQ, translated from the exons GTATCCGCCCTCAGATCATGAACGGCCCCATGCACCCCCGGCCCCTGGTGGCGCTGCTGGACGGCAGGGACTGCACGGTGGAGATGCCCATCCTGAAGGATCTGGCGACCGTGGCATTCTGTGACGCACAATCAACTCAGGAGATCCACGAGAAG GTATTAAACGAAGCCGTTGGGGCCATGATGTACCACACCATCACGCTGACCCGAGAAGATCTAGAGAAGTTCAAGGCCTTGCGGGTCATTGTTCGAATAGGCAGCGGCTACGACAACATTGACATCAAAGCGGCGGGGGAGCTCG GCATCGCCGTCTGCAACATCCCCTCGGCCGCCGTGGAGGAGACGGCCGACTCCACCGTGTGCCACGTCCTCAACCTCTACCGGCGCAACACGTGGCTGTACCAGGCGCTGCGGGAGGGCACGCGGGTGCAGAGCGTGGAGCAGATCCGCGAGGTGGCCTCCGGCGCCGCCCGCATCCGGGGGGAGACACTCGGCCTCATCGGCTTCG GTCGCACTGCCCAGGCGGTTGCAGTCCGAGCCAAGGCGTTTGGCTTCAACGTGATATTTTATGACCCGTACCTGCAGGATGGCATAGAGAGGTCCCTGGGAGTGCAGCGAGTCTACACGCTCCAGGACCTGCTCTACCAGAGCGACTGTGTCTCGTTGCACTGTAACCTGAACGAACACAACCACCACCTGATCAACGACTTCACGATCAAGCAG ATGCGGCAGGGCGCGTTCCTGGTGAACACGGCGCGTGGGGGGCTGGTGGACGAGAAGGCCTTAACTCAAGCCCTGAAGGAGGGACGGATACGAGGGGCTGCGCTCGACGTGCACGAGTCAGAACCGTTTAG TTTTGCTCAAGGCCCATTGAAAGACGCTCCTAACCTAATCTGTACCCCGCACACCGCCTGGTACAGCGAGCAGGCGTCGCTAGAGATGAGGGAAGCTGCTGCCACCGAAATCCGGCGTGCGATCACAG GGCGCATCCCAGAAAGCCTACGGAACTGCGTGAACAAGGAATTCTTTGTCACGACGGCCCCGTGGTCAGTAATAGATCAGCAAGCAATCCATCCAGAGCTCAATGGTGCCACATACAG GTATCCCCCCGGGATGGTGAGCGTCGCGCCGGGAGGCATACCAGCGGCCATGGAGGGCATCATTCCCGGCGGCATCCCCGTGACCCACAACCTGCCCACCGTGGCGCACCCCTCCCAAGCCCCGTCGCCGAACCAGCCCACGAAACACGGGGACAACAGGGAACATCCCAACGAGCAATAG
- the CTBP2 gene encoding C-terminal-binding protein 2 isoform X4: MHRGIRPQIMNGPMHPRPLVALLDGRDCTVEMPILKDLATVAFCDAQSTQEIHEKVLNEAVGAMMYHTITLTREDLEKFKALRVIVRIGSGYDNIDIKAAGELGIAVCNIPSAAVEETADSTVCHVLNLYRRNTWLYQALREGTRVQSVEQIREVASGAARIRGETLGLIGFGRTAQAVAVRAKAFGFNVIFYDPYLQDGIERSLGVQRVYTLQDLLYQSDCVSLHCNLNEHNHHLINDFTIKQMRQGAFLVNTARGGLVDEKALTQALKEGRIRGAALDVHESEPFSFAQGPLKDAPNLICTPHTAWYSEQASLEMREAAATEIRRAITGRIPESLRNCVNKEFFVTTAPWSVIDQQAIHPELNGATYRYPPGMVSVAPGGIPAAMEGIIPGGIPVTHNLPTVAHPSQAPSPNQPTKHGDNREHPNEQ; encoded by the exons GTATCCGCCCTCAGATCATGAACGGCCCCATGCACCCCCGGCCCCTGGTGGCGCTGCTGGACGGCAGGGACTGCACGGTGGAGATGCCCATCCTGAAGGATCTGGCGACCGTGGCATTCTGTGACGCACAATCAACTCAGGAGATCCACGAGAAG GTATTAAACGAAGCCGTTGGGGCCATGATGTACCACACCATCACGCTGACCCGAGAAGATCTAGAGAAGTTCAAGGCCTTGCGGGTCATTGTTCGAATAGGCAGCGGCTACGACAACATTGACATCAAAGCGGCGGGGGAGCTCG GCATCGCCGTCTGCAACATCCCCTCGGCCGCCGTGGAGGAGACGGCCGACTCCACCGTGTGCCACGTCCTCAACCTCTACCGGCGCAACACGTGGCTGTACCAGGCGCTGCGGGAGGGCACGCGGGTGCAGAGCGTGGAGCAGATCCGCGAGGTGGCCTCCGGCGCCGCCCGCATCCGGGGGGAGACACTCGGCCTCATCGGCTTCG GTCGCACTGCCCAGGCGGTTGCAGTCCGAGCCAAGGCGTTTGGCTTCAACGTGATATTTTATGACCCGTACCTGCAGGATGGCATAGAGAGGTCCCTGGGAGTGCAGCGAGTCTACACGCTCCAGGACCTGCTCTACCAGAGCGACTGTGTCTCGTTGCACTGTAACCTGAACGAACACAACCACCACCTGATCAACGACTTCACGATCAAGCAG ATGCGGCAGGGCGCGTTCCTGGTGAACACGGCGCGTGGGGGGCTGGTGGACGAGAAGGCCTTAACTCAAGCCCTGAAGGAGGGACGGATACGAGGGGCTGCGCTCGACGTGCACGAGTCAGAACCGTTTAG TTTTGCTCAAGGCCCATTGAAAGACGCTCCTAACCTAATCTGTACCCCGCACACCGCCTGGTACAGCGAGCAGGCGTCGCTAGAGATGAGGGAAGCTGCTGCCACCGAAATCCGGCGTGCGATCACAG GGCGCATCCCAGAAAGCCTACGGAACTGCGTGAACAAGGAATTCTTTGTCACGACGGCCCCGTGGTCAGTAATAGATCAGCAAGCAATCCATCCAGAGCTCAATGGTGCCACATACAG GTATCCCCCCGGGATGGTGAGCGTCGCGCCGGGAGGCATACCAGCGGCCATGGAGGGCATCATTCCCGGCGGCATCCCCGTGACCCACAACCTGCCCACCGTGGCGCACCCCTCCCAAGCCCCGTCGCCGAACCAGCCCACGAAACACGGGGACAACAGGGAACATCCCAACGAGCAATAG
- the CTBP2 gene encoding C-terminal-binding protein 2 isoform X3, with the protein MWRQHFPGIRPQIMNGPMHPRPLVALLDGRDCTVEMPILKDLATVAFCDAQSTQEIHEKVLNEAVGAMMYHTITLTREDLEKFKALRVIVRIGSGYDNIDIKAAGELGIAVCNIPSAAVEETADSTVCHVLNLYRRNTWLYQALREGTRVQSVEQIREVASGAARIRGETLGLIGFGRTAQAVAVRAKAFGFNVIFYDPYLQDGIERSLGVQRVYTLQDLLYQSDCVSLHCNLNEHNHHLINDFTIKQMRQGAFLVNTARGGLVDEKALTQALKEGRIRGAALDVHESEPFSFAQGPLKDAPNLICTPHTAWYSEQASLEMREAAATEIRRAITGRIPESLRNCVNKEFFVTTAPWSVIDQQAIHPELNGATYRYPPGMVSVAPGGIPAAMEGIIPGGIPVTHNLPTVAHPSQAPSPNQPTKHGDNREHPNEQ; encoded by the exons GTATCCGCCCTCAGATCATGAACGGCCCCATGCACCCCCGGCCCCTGGTGGCGCTGCTGGACGGCAGGGACTGCACGGTGGAGATGCCCATCCTGAAGGATCTGGCGACCGTGGCATTCTGTGACGCACAATCAACTCAGGAGATCCACGAGAAG GTATTAAACGAAGCCGTTGGGGCCATGATGTACCACACCATCACGCTGACCCGAGAAGATCTAGAGAAGTTCAAGGCCTTGCGGGTCATTGTTCGAATAGGCAGCGGCTACGACAACATTGACATCAAAGCGGCGGGGGAGCTCG GCATCGCCGTCTGCAACATCCCCTCGGCCGCCGTGGAGGAGACGGCCGACTCCACCGTGTGCCACGTCCTCAACCTCTACCGGCGCAACACGTGGCTGTACCAGGCGCTGCGGGAGGGCACGCGGGTGCAGAGCGTGGAGCAGATCCGCGAGGTGGCCTCCGGCGCCGCCCGCATCCGGGGGGAGACACTCGGCCTCATCGGCTTCG GTCGCACTGCCCAGGCGGTTGCAGTCCGAGCCAAGGCGTTTGGCTTCAACGTGATATTTTATGACCCGTACCTGCAGGATGGCATAGAGAGGTCCCTGGGAGTGCAGCGAGTCTACACGCTCCAGGACCTGCTCTACCAGAGCGACTGTGTCTCGTTGCACTGTAACCTGAACGAACACAACCACCACCTGATCAACGACTTCACGATCAAGCAG ATGCGGCAGGGCGCGTTCCTGGTGAACACGGCGCGTGGGGGGCTGGTGGACGAGAAGGCCTTAACTCAAGCCCTGAAGGAGGGACGGATACGAGGGGCTGCGCTCGACGTGCACGAGTCAGAACCGTTTAG TTTTGCTCAAGGCCCATTGAAAGACGCTCCTAACCTAATCTGTACCCCGCACACCGCCTGGTACAGCGAGCAGGCGTCGCTAGAGATGAGGGAAGCTGCTGCCACCGAAATCCGGCGTGCGATCACAG GGCGCATCCCAGAAAGCCTACGGAACTGCGTGAACAAGGAATTCTTTGTCACGACGGCCCCGTGGTCAGTAATAGATCAGCAAGCAATCCATCCAGAGCTCAATGGTGCCACATACAG GTATCCCCCCGGGATGGTGAGCGTCGCGCCGGGAGGCATACCAGCGGCCATGGAGGGCATCATTCCCGGCGGCATCCCCGTGACCCACAACCTGCCCACCGTGGCGCACCCCTCCCAAGCCCCGTCGCCGAACCAGCCCACGAAACACGGGGACAACAGGGAACATCCCAACGAGCAATAG
- the CTBP2 gene encoding C-terminal-binding protein 2 isoform X5, whose product MNGPMHPRPLVALLDGRDCTVEMPILKDLATVAFCDAQSTQEIHEKVLNEAVGAMMYHTITLTREDLEKFKALRVIVRIGSGYDNIDIKAAGELGIAVCNIPSAAVEETADSTVCHVLNLYRRNTWLYQALREGTRVQSVEQIREVASGAARIRGETLGLIGFGRTAQAVAVRAKAFGFNVIFYDPYLQDGIERSLGVQRVYTLQDLLYQSDCVSLHCNLNEHNHHLINDFTIKQMRQGAFLVNTARGGLVDEKALTQALKEGRIRGAALDVHESEPFSFAQGPLKDAPNLICTPHTAWYSEQASLEMREAAATEIRRAITGRIPESLRNCVNKEFFVTTAPWSVIDQQAIHPELNGATYRYPPGMVSVAPGGIPAAMEGIIPGGIPVTHNLPTVAHPSQAPSPNQPTKHGDNREHPNEQ is encoded by the exons ATGAACGGCCCCATGCACCCCCGGCCCCTGGTGGCGCTGCTGGACGGCAGGGACTGCACGGTGGAGATGCCCATCCTGAAGGATCTGGCGACCGTGGCATTCTGTGACGCACAATCAACTCAGGAGATCCACGAGAAG GTATTAAACGAAGCCGTTGGGGCCATGATGTACCACACCATCACGCTGACCCGAGAAGATCTAGAGAAGTTCAAGGCCTTGCGGGTCATTGTTCGAATAGGCAGCGGCTACGACAACATTGACATCAAAGCGGCGGGGGAGCTCG GCATCGCCGTCTGCAACATCCCCTCGGCCGCCGTGGAGGAGACGGCCGACTCCACCGTGTGCCACGTCCTCAACCTCTACCGGCGCAACACGTGGCTGTACCAGGCGCTGCGGGAGGGCACGCGGGTGCAGAGCGTGGAGCAGATCCGCGAGGTGGCCTCCGGCGCCGCCCGCATCCGGGGGGAGACACTCGGCCTCATCGGCTTCG GTCGCACTGCCCAGGCGGTTGCAGTCCGAGCCAAGGCGTTTGGCTTCAACGTGATATTTTATGACCCGTACCTGCAGGATGGCATAGAGAGGTCCCTGGGAGTGCAGCGAGTCTACACGCTCCAGGACCTGCTCTACCAGAGCGACTGTGTCTCGTTGCACTGTAACCTGAACGAACACAACCACCACCTGATCAACGACTTCACGATCAAGCAG ATGCGGCAGGGCGCGTTCCTGGTGAACACGGCGCGTGGGGGGCTGGTGGACGAGAAGGCCTTAACTCAAGCCCTGAAGGAGGGACGGATACGAGGGGCTGCGCTCGACGTGCACGAGTCAGAACCGTTTAG TTTTGCTCAAGGCCCATTGAAAGACGCTCCTAACCTAATCTGTACCCCGCACACCGCCTGGTACAGCGAGCAGGCGTCGCTAGAGATGAGGGAAGCTGCTGCCACCGAAATCCGGCGTGCGATCACAG GGCGCATCCCAGAAAGCCTACGGAACTGCGTGAACAAGGAATTCTTTGTCACGACGGCCCCGTGGTCAGTAATAGATCAGCAAGCAATCCATCCAGAGCTCAATGGTGCCACATACAG GTATCCCCCCGGGATGGTGAGCGTCGCGCCGGGAGGCATACCAGCGGCCATGGAGGGCATCATTCCCGGCGGCATCCCCGTGACCCACAACCTGCCCACCGTGGCGCACCCCTCCCAAGCCCCGTCGCCGAACCAGCCCACGAAACACGGGGACAACAGGGAACATCCCAACGAGCAATAG